GAAATTTTAAAAGAGAAAAAAGACCCATTTAAAGCTTATGAGGCAACTATCGCAAAGCTTAGAGGCGCTTATGCGACACTACTTATCACCAAAACTGCACCTGATAAGATATTTTTTGCAAAAGATGCTGCTCCTATGGCGATAGGAAAGAGCGACAAAAAAGAGCTATACTTTGCTTCATCTGACGCTCCACTTATCGGCAATGCAACAGAGGTGGCATATCTTGATGACAATAATTACGGCTATGTGAGCTTAGACGAGATTGCTGTTTTTAAACACGGCAAAAAGGCTAGCATAACGTTTAATGCTTTACCAAAAGATAAGAGCTATGCCCAAAAAGAGGGATATACATTTTTCATGGAGAAAGAAATTTACGAGCAAGGTGCGGTCGTATCTGAAACCATCATGGGCAGAGTCAAAAACCACAAAGTTACCCTTGAAAATTTAGACGATGAATATCTAAAAAGTATCGATGATGTCGTACTTTGTGCGTGCGGTACGAGCTACCATGCAGCGCTTGTTGCAAGCTATCTTTTTGAAAGACTTGCCAAAGTTAGAACAAAGGTCGAAGTAGCAAGTGAATTTAGATACAGAAAGCCTTATCTAAACAAAAACTCGCTCTTCATCGTCATCTCACAAAGTGGCGAGACAGCCGATACTCTTGAGGCACTTAGGATAGCAAAAGAGGCTGGGCTTAGAACGCTTGCGATTTGCAACGTCGATAACTCATCTATCGTTAGGCTAGCTGACAATACACTTCTAACTCGTGCTGGCATCGAAAAAGGTGTGGCAAGCACAAAGGCCTTTGCAACGCAGATCATCGTGCTTTGGATGCTTGTGCTTCAAATGGCGGCAGCTAAAAATTCTATCAGCAAAAAAGAGCTTGATCACGAGATCAAAACGCTTCTTCACATTCCACAAATTTTAAATATCAATAACTCTCTTCAAGAAAAGCTTCACCGCCTAAGCAAGCACTATTTGCACGGTCATGGCTTCTTCTTCATCGGTAGAGACATCTTCTATCCGCTGGCACTTGAAGGTGCGCTAAAGCTTAAAGAAATTTCATATCTTCACGCCGAAGGCTATCCATCAGGTGAGATGAAACACGGCCCTATCGCACTTGCAGATGAGAAGCTATTTACGATCGCTTTAATGCCTCAAAATTTGTTATACGAAAAAACAAAAAGCAACGTCGAAGAGCTTGCTGCAAGAGATGCATACATCCTAGCGATAAGCCCACTTGAGTTTGAGCTAAGCGATGACTACGTAAAAACAAGCGTTCAAGATCATTATATGAGCGAATTTTTTGAGATGATGCTAGTGCTTCAGCTACTTGCACTTGAAATTTCTGTTAGGCTTGGCAACAACGTCGATATGCCAAGAAATCTTGCAAAAAGCGTAACTGTCGAATAATTTAACTAGCCAGCAAATACTGGCTAGTTAAATTTTAGTTGATATTTTGCATTAAATTTTATGAAATGCTGTTCTTGTAAGAGCGCAACCCAGCTAAAATTTATCTAGCCTTAGTTTAAATTTTTATACTTCGCCATGACAATAAAAAATGGTGGCATAGATATCATTTTTGATGTGACTAAAAAACTTAATGAGTTAAGTAAAAATGATAAGAATATCGCACTGGAGTATGTTGAAATAATGTGCGATATTGAAAATTAAAAAGTGGATATTGTCGATCTTGTTGGCATCTTCTCTTTTAAGGATAAAGGAAATGTTTAACAAAAAGTCTTTTTTCTAACCCACTAAACTAAGAAATTTAAGTCTCAAAACTCTTAAATTTTATCTTTACCTAGTATCGTTGTCAGCTGTTCTTTGATTCTATCATCAAATTCACTAACGCTTATGACACCCCTACTTTCGCACATCTTAGCGTCATTAACATCACAGTAGTCACTAAGTGCGTTTTTGTATCCGCCCCTTATGCAAGCCTCTCTGTCTTCTAAAAATCCAGCCCCACCAAGGATAAGCACGCCAAGGTCAAAACCTATCTTAAATTTCGCACTCGCTGAGCTTTTAACCCAGCTTAAAAATATCTCATCATATCTTAATCCAAGTGCTCCAACGCCATCTGGCACGACTAAGATATCCACGCCATAAAGGCTCTCTGCATAAATTTCTGGATGAAGCCTGACGCCAAATTCATCGACAACCTCAGGCTTTAGTGCGTAAGTCTTGATATTAAAATCCTCAAATTTATGCAAAAAATCATAAATTTTGGCAAAGCTTAACAAATTTATCTTGTCAAACATCAAAATGCCAACTTTCATGCTAGCTCCTTTTAATGAAGTGCCTCATTTAGCTTGATCGCCCTTTTGCTCGCACTTGCAGTGATCTGACCTGTTTGGCTATTTTGTCTAAAATGAAGTCCATTTAGACCGCCAAGCTCAAGCGCTTTGTAAATTTCAGCTTCAAATTTAAAGCTAGGATTTATCTTAGCTAGTTTTTCGCGCTCGCTGGCCGAGATATAGACCTTTGTGCCCTCGAGCACCGCTATGCCAGCATCCACGATGCAGTTATCGCCCAGTGGCACGCCAGTAACTGAGTTTGCGCCAAGCAAGCAGTGTTTGCCGATGCTTACAGGGTTGCCGTTCGTGCCACTTAGTACGCCAAGTATGCTAGCTCCGCCGCCAACGTCGCTGCCCTCGCCCACGACGACAGAGCTGCTAACCCTGCCCTCAACCATCACACCACCAGTCGTGCCTGCGTTAAAGTTGATATAAGCAGCGCCTGGCATGACGACCGTGCCAGGATGCACAGCAGCGCCCATGCGGACTTTGGCAGCGTCTAAAATTCTCGTGTTATCAGCTGGGATGATGTGACTTAGAAATCTTGGGAATTTATCCACGCTCACGATCGCTGGATACTCGCCAAACATCTTTAGAGAAATTTCATTTTCTCTTAGCCACTCAAGCTCGATCGGGATATTTTGGCTAGTCCATGCGACATTTGGTAGTACTCCAAAGGCTCCATCAAGTACGATCGTCCTAGGTGCGACCTTGCCAAGCGAGATCAAGTAGAGCTTGAGATAGACAGCCTCTACGCTAAGTGGCTTTGCGTCATCGAACAAAAATACAAGCTTAAATTTATTCTCATTTAGCTCAAGATCATCCTCAAATGCCATCTTCACAGCGTGTAAATTCTCCACATTTTTATGCGATTTTATATCTTTTTCAAAGACGCTAAAGAGCTTGCTAGCCTTTTTTGCTACCTTTGGCGTGAGATCAGTCACGAACTCGGATGCACTAAAATCAACCTCAACATCACACTTTTGCAAAGCGTAGATAAAGGCAGCTGCGCTTAAAAAGCTCTCTTTATAATTTACAACGGCGTAACTTGCTTGCAAAATTTTGTCACTATTTTTTTGTCCGCGATCGACTCTTGCGATGCCAAAAGCAACTGGATCTTTGTAGCCATCTTTTTTTCTAAATTCTTCAAAAAATTCCTTAAATTCGTTTGCGTCTTTAAACTCTTTAGACATCTATTCTCCTTTAAATTTTTTTCTTAGTCTAGCCAAAAATGGCTAAAAATTTTATGATTTTAAAGCATTTGAGCTTTGATAAATTTATAAATTATAATAATGATTAACCTTATCATAAAGAAAATAGAAATAAAATGTCGCAAATTTTACAAGGAGACAAAATGTCAAATTTAGCTACCAAACCAAAATTTGCCTTAGCTGCGCTGATCGGTTTAATCGCTGGCGTAGTTTCAGCTTTTGTTAAGTGGGGCGCAGAAGTGCCGCTTCCACCAAGAAGCCCTATGGATATGTTTAACGCTGCTTGCGGACCAGAAAGTGCCATCAGAGCGGCTGATGCGATCGACTGCTCGAGAAATTTTCTAAATCCCCCTTATGTGTTTTTAAGAGATTATGTCAGTATCACCGATCCAAACGCCGCTATATACGAGTTTGCGGGGCATGCATTTAACTACGTGATGCTAACGCACATCATCTTCTCAGTCGTCTTTGCCGTTGGCTACTGCGTCGTGGCTGAGAAATTTCCAAAGATCACGATGTGGCAAGGCGTGATGGCTGGTATCTTAGCAACTATCGCAGTTCATGGTATCTCACTGCCGCTTCTTGGCCTCACTCCGCCACTTTGGACACTTCCTTGGTATGAGTATGTCTCTGAGTTTGTGGGTCACATGGTCTGGTTTTGGTCGATAGAGATCATCCGCCACGACCTAAGAGCTAGGATCACAAAAGAAAAAGATCCAAGCGACTGCTGCAACGCTTAGCTTATAAATTTGCTGTTTTGGGCGCAAAACCTAAGGCAGCAAAATTTAATCATTTAAAAAACCCTAGCGCCTCTTGATCGCAGCCAATACCTAAAAACAAAATTTCATCATTTTTTGCAAGGCTTGAAAATCTTAACTAGCTCTTAATGTGTAAATTTAAACGTTTAGCACTCACTGCTAAGCTCTAAATTTTCTAAACAAAGCGGCTTTTCACCCTCAAAGATCACCCCTATACCGTAAGGCTCGCAGATATCAAGCTCGCCCCCTGCGAATCTCATCAACCACTGCTTATCACCAGCATAAAAGGTACATTGTGGCGAACTAAATGGCAGCTC
This DNA window, taken from Campylobacter concisus, encodes the following:
- a CDS encoding YagU family protein, which translates into the protein MSNLATKPKFALAALIGLIAGVVSAFVKWGAEVPLPPRSPMDMFNAACGPESAIRAADAIDCSRNFLNPPYVFLRDYVSITDPNAAIYEFAGHAFNYVMLTHIIFSVVFAVGYCVVAEKFPKITMWQGVMAGILATIAVHGISLPLLGLTPPLWTLPWYEYVSEFVGHMVWFWSIEIIRHDLRARITKEKDPSDCCNA
- the glmS gene encoding glutamine--fructose-6-phosphate transaminase (isomerizing), with the translated sequence MCGIVGYIGDKEKKEVILSGLKELEYRGYDSAGMAVMSDGKIDFFKAVGKLENLALKTKDFTSTGFGVAIGHTRWATHGKPTEINAHPHLGEHSFVVHNGIIENYKELKDELEAKGVKFVSQTDTEVIVHLFEEILKEKKDPFKAYEATIAKLRGAYATLLITKTAPDKIFFAKDAAPMAIGKSDKKELYFASSDAPLIGNATEVAYLDDNNYGYVSLDEIAVFKHGKKASITFNALPKDKSYAQKEGYTFFMEKEIYEQGAVVSETIMGRVKNHKVTLENLDDEYLKSIDDVVLCACGTSYHAALVASYLFERLAKVRTKVEVASEFRYRKPYLNKNSLFIVISQSGETADTLEALRIAKEAGLRTLAICNVDNSSIVRLADNTLLTRAGIEKGVASTKAFATQIIVLWMLVLQMAAAKNSISKKELDHEIKTLLHIPQILNINNSLQEKLHRLSKHYLHGHGFFFIGRDIFYPLALEGALKLKEISYLHAEGYPSGEMKHGPIALADEKLFTIALMPQNLLYEKTKSNVEELAARDAYILAISPLEFELSDDYVKTSVQDHYMSEFFEMMLVLQLLALEISVRLGNNVDMPRNLAKSVTVE
- a CDS encoding 2,3,4,5-tetrahydropyridine-2,6-carboxylate N-succinyltransferase, with protein sequence MSKEFKDANEFKEFFEEFRKKDGYKDPVAFGIARVDRGQKNSDKILQASYAVVNYKESFLSAAAFIYALQKCDVEVDFSASEFVTDLTPKVAKKASKLFSVFEKDIKSHKNVENLHAVKMAFEDDLELNENKFKLVFLFDDAKPLSVEAVYLKLYLISLGKVAPRTIVLDGAFGVLPNVAWTSQNIPIELEWLRENEISLKMFGEYPAIVSVDKFPRFLSHIIPADNTRILDAAKVRMGAAVHPGTVVMPGAAYINFNAGTTGGVMVEGRVSSSVVVGEGSDVGGGASILGVLSGTNGNPVSIGKHCLLGANSVTGVPLGDNCIVDAGIAVLEGTKVYISASEREKLAKINPSFKFEAEIYKALELGGLNGLHFRQNSQTGQITASASKRAIKLNEALH